A genomic window from Motilibacter aurantiacus includes:
- a CDS encoding PH domain-containing protein yields the protein MDTTGADAFDPPGTPWHPVSPRLATVRRGLAAALIGVPALGSAVLLALVAAPGWAAVPVVVGAALLAWAWVVVGRQVAAWGYAERDDDLLLRNGVLFRRLVVVPYGRMQFVDVTAGPLDRAAGVARVQLHTASATTDASIPGLTPAEAARLRDRLAARGEARAAGL from the coding sequence GTGGACACGACGGGTGCTGACGCCTTCGACCCGCCCGGCACCCCGTGGCACCCGGTGTCGCCGCGGCTGGCGACCGTGCGCCGCGGGCTGGCGGCGGCGCTGATCGGCGTCCCGGCCCTGGGCTCCGCGGTGCTGCTGGCCCTGGTGGCCGCGCCGGGGTGGGCGGCGGTCCCGGTCGTCGTCGGGGCCGCGCTGCTGGCGTGGGCCTGGGTCGTCGTCGGCCGCCAGGTGGCGGCGTGGGGCTACGCGGAGCGGGACGACGACCTGCTGCTGCGCAACGGCGTGCTCTTCCGCAGGCTCGTGGTGGTGCCGTACGGCCGGATGCAGTTCGTGGACGTCACGGCCGGCCCGCTCGACCGGGCCGCGGGGGTCGCTCGGGTCCAGCTGCACACCGCCTCGGCCACGACCGACGCGTCCATCCCGGGGCTGACCCCGGCCGAGGCCGCCCGGTTGCGCGACCGGCTGGCCGCCCGTGGCGAGGCCCGCGCGGCGGGCCTGTGA
- a CDS encoding PH domain-containing protein, with protein MSEPVAAGTGRAVELRRLHPLTPFVRGWKALAVIVAILGQQAADGRGGSPLPMLVALAAVVPLALVYGWVAWLFTRFGFDGEELLIESGALFRRSRRVRLDRLQAVDVVRPLLGRVLGLAELRLEVVGGKASEGGLAYLSEDAAVRLRAELLARAAGVRAAEGEDAPEAPEVVLHKVPPGRLLGSVLLSMPTIVSGVLAVALLVGVAMTGEPSFAFAILPVLIPLGGGMAQRLISEFDFTIAGSPDGLRLRRGLLETRAQTVPPGRVQALRIVSPLLWRARGWVRVEVSVAGYGKEAASESSALLPVAPRAEAYDLVRLVLQAEVGPHPGPEAVPLAGVPRRARSIDPVAWRGLAVGADDKVFVSTRGVLRRELDVVPHAKAQSVRVTQGPVQRRLGLASLHIDLPPGIRPYADHRDAVEARELLAREVELARAARRRAVPERWAERPEG; from the coding sequence GTGAGCGAGCCCGTCGCGGCCGGCACCGGCCGGGCCGTCGAGCTGCGCCGCCTCCACCCGCTGACGCCGTTCGTCCGGGGCTGGAAGGCGCTCGCGGTGATCGTGGCGATCCTCGGCCAGCAGGCGGCCGACGGGCGGGGCGGCTCGCCGCTGCCGATGCTCGTCGCGCTCGCCGCCGTCGTGCCGCTCGCCCTCGTCTACGGCTGGGTGGCGTGGCTGTTCACCCGGTTCGGCTTCGACGGGGAGGAGCTGCTCATCGAGAGCGGCGCGCTCTTCCGGCGGTCGCGGCGCGTGCGGCTCGACCGGCTGCAGGCCGTCGACGTCGTACGCCCGCTGCTGGGCCGGGTGCTGGGGCTGGCGGAGCTGCGGCTGGAGGTCGTGGGGGGCAAGGCGAGCGAGGGTGGCCTCGCCTACCTGTCCGAGGACGCGGCCGTGCGGCTGCGCGCCGAGCTGCTCGCCCGCGCTGCCGGGGTCCGTGCCGCGGAGGGGGAGGACGCCCCGGAGGCCCCGGAGGTCGTGCTGCACAAGGTCCCCCCGGGGCGGCTTCTCGGCTCCGTGCTGCTGTCGATGCCCACCATCGTGTCGGGCGTGCTCGCGGTGGCGCTGCTGGTCGGCGTGGCCATGACAGGCGAGCCGAGCTTCGCCTTCGCGATCCTGCCCGTCCTGATCCCCCTCGGCGGCGGGATGGCACAACGGCTGATCAGCGAGTTCGATTTCACGATTGCCGGTTCGCCGGACGGGCTTCGGCTGCGGCGCGGGCTGCTGGAGACGCGCGCCCAGACCGTTCCACCGGGCCGGGTGCAGGCGCTGCGCATCGTCTCGCCGCTGCTGTGGCGGGCGCGCGGGTGGGTGCGGGTGGAGGTGTCCGTGGCCGGCTACGGCAAGGAGGCGGCGTCGGAGAGCAGCGCGCTGCTGCCGGTCGCGCCGCGGGCGGAGGCGTACGACCTGGTCCGGCTGGTGCTCCAGGCCGAGGTGGGGCCGCACCCCGGCCCGGAGGCGGTGCCCCTGGCCGGCGTGCCGCGCCGCGCGCGCTCGATCGACCCGGTCGCGTGGAGGGGCCTGGCGGTCGGCGCCGACGACAAGGTGTTCGTGTCGACGCGCGGCGTCCTCCGCCGCGAGCTCGACGTCGTGCCGCACGCCAAGGCGCAGTCGGTCCGGGTGACGCAGGGCCCGGTGCAGCGCCGGCTCGGCCTCGCCTCCCTCCACATCGACCTGCCGCCCGGCATCCGCCCGTACGCCGACCACCGCGACGCGGTCGAGGCGCGCGAGCTGCTGGCCCGCGAGGTGGAGCTGGCACGGGCGGCCCGCCGGCGGGCCGTGCCGGAGCGGTGGGCGGAGCGGCCCGAGGGCTGA